One Bos taurus isolate L1 Dominette 01449 registration number 42190680 breed Hereford chromosome 16, ARS-UCD2.0, whole genome shotgun sequence DNA window includes the following coding sequences:
- the BECN2 gene encoding beclin-2: MSHFCFLCQRCSQALKLNHSVEPSQEPGASMLISAQGETRETPEGGPPSKEEANFENLQDGAFCRTPHPPSGGMSWDYSSFTLLGRLEPWRSLNSIQKTIRDSSDILSGETEVDHPLCVDCTDYLLEVLDVELAITESDVQNYKRCLETRKWLSGDDREMLQEKLKGLELEEARLLQEVAEVEKNQERVAADLEAAQAETKMLEQQEKQYWEDYSQLKWQQLELNEELSSVEMRLQYAQLQCNQLEKTDVFNATFEIWQDGPLPVINNFRLGRLPTVPVCWDEISAAWGQTALLLLALANTVGLEFQRYHLIPCGSHSYLRSLIDDCAELPLFSSGKQNVFLHNKFDQAMMAFLDCMQQFKEAAESGESGLCLPYKIHVKKGLMEDPGSSSGFYSIRTHLNTEEDWTKALKLMLINFKCSLTWVSLRYGRK; encoded by the coding sequence ATGTCCCACTTCTGCTTTCTTTGCCAGCGCTGCAGCCAGGCTCTGAAGCTGAATCACTCTGTGGAGCCCTCCCAGGAACCTGGAGCTTCGATGCTCATCTCAGCTCAGGGAGAGACAAGAGAAACACCGGAGGGAGGCCCTCCCTCCAAGGAGGAGGCAAACTTTGAAAATCTACAGGATGGCGCCTTTTGCAGGACTCCTCACCCCCCCAGTGGTGGGATGTCCTGGGACTATTCCAGCTTCACCCTGCTTGGGAGGTTGGAGCCCTGGAGGAGTCTCAACAGCATCCAGAAGACTATTAGGGACAGTTCTGACATCCTCTCTGGTGAAACAGAGGTGGACCACCCGCTGTGTGTGGACTGTACTGACTATCTTTTAGAGGTACTGGACGTTGAACTCGCCATCACAGAATCTGACGTTCAGAACTACAAACGCTGTTTGGAGACCAGGAAGTGGTTGAGTGGGGACGACAGGGAGATGCTGCAGGAGAAGCTGAAGGGCCTGGAGTTGGAGGAAGCGAGGCTACTCCAGGAAGTGGCAGAAGTGGAAAAGAACCAAGAAAGGGTAGCAGCCGATCTTGAGGCAGCCCAGGCAGAGACGAAGATGCTGGAGCAGCAGGAAAAGCAGTACTGGGAGGACTACAGTCAACTGAAATGGCAACAATTAGAACTAAATGAGGAGCTGAGCAGTGTGGAGATGCGACTGCAGTACGCCCAGCTCCAGTGCAACCAGTTGGAGAAAACCGACGTCTTTAATGCCACCTTCGAGATCTGGCAAGACGGCCCCTTACCCGTCATCAATAACTTCAGACTGGGCCGCCTCCCTACTGTCCCTGTGTGCTGGGATGAGATCAGTGCAGCCTGGGGACAGACAGCCTTGCTGCTCCTCGCCCTGGCCAATACAGTTGGACTGGAGTTTCAGAGgtaccatctcatcccctgcggAAGCCATTCCTACCTGAGGTCTTTAATAGATGATTGTGCCGAGTTGCCATTGTTCTCTAGTGGGAAGCAGAATGTTTTCTTACATAACAAATTTGATCAGGCTATGATGGCTTTCCTGGACTGCATGCAGCAGTTCAAGGAAGCAGCTGAGAGCGGTGAGTCGGGTCTCTGTTTGCCCTACAAGATTCATGTGAAGAAAGGCCTGATGGAAGACCCTGGAAGCAGCAGTGGATTCTATTCCATCAGAACCCACTTGAACACGGAGGAGGACTGGACGAAGGCGCTCAAGCTCATGCTTATCAATTTTAAGTGTAGTCTCACTTGGGTCTCCTTAAGGTATGGTCGAAAATAA